acacacacactggacacacacacagcatataactttgtccaagtggtggtaagaatgtttgtcttaactagcctgataagtcaaacatgtctgatatgaacattgacataaaccctctacatacttgagtttctccagtctgcagtgtggatcctccagtccagcagagagcagtctgactcctgagtctcctgggtgattgtagctcaggtccagctctctcaggtgtgaggggtttgacctcagagctgagaccagagaagcacagccttcctctgtgactagacagcctgacagcctgcaaagagtcgaatcatattaaaatcacactgatattctttggtggtgaaaatagtggcagtatatattttttaacattttcagatatatctgtgtcctgaaacctgccatatctactCAGAAAtgaatgtttcattatttgaaatTATAAATTATcaaagtgttgcttgtagagagaagcatgtatagtacaaatatttgagttgactgaccagaccagtttaaaaagcagtatcattcaaaagacagacagtgaggtatcagatttagattgtattgagtatacagtccacaccatatctattttgacagtgaagctaacattttaaatgtggctctatactccagcattttggatttcagatcaaatgtttcatatgaggtgacattgacgcatttgcagtttgttttggttatgttttgcccaatagaaacTCAATGTTGGATGAAGACTGGAGTACTTTTCTTTAtaagtgagtagataacatgtttctaaacactacttaattaatcctgatgatgccttgattaatacaaatcatgaatgaatcatgaataataatgagtgagaaagttacataggctacaacaaaacatgctaacctctcaccattaccaataacagaggctacaacaaaacatgctaacctctcacctttaccaataacagaggctacaacaaaacatactaacctctcaccattaccaataacagaggatacaacaaaacatactaacctctcaccattaccaataacagagactacaacaaaacatgctaacctctcatcaataccaataacagaggctacaacaaaacatacgaacctctcaccattaccaataacagaggctacaacaaaacatgctaacctctcaccattaccaataacagaggctacaacaaaacatgctaacctctcaccattaccaataacagaggctacaacaaaacatgctaacctctcaccattaccaataacagaggctacaacaaaacatgctaacctctcaccattaccaataacagaggctacaacaaaacatgctaacctctcaccattaccaataacagaggctacaacaaaacatactaacctctcaccattaccaataacagaggctacaacaaaacatggtaacctctcaccattaccaataacagaggctacaacaaaacatactaacctctcaccattaccaataactgagtctacaacaaaacatgctaacctctcaccattaccaataacagagactacaacaaaacatactaacctctcaccattaccaataacagaggctacaacaaaacatgctaacctctcaccattaccaataacagaggctacaacaaaacatgctaacctctcaccaataccaataacagaggctacaacaaaacatgctaacctctcaccattaccaataacaaaggctacaacaaaacatgctaacctctcacccttaccaataacagaggctacaacaaaacatgctaacctctcaccattaccaataacagaggctacaacaaaacatactaacccctcaccattaccaataacagggactacaacaaaacatgctaacctctcaccattaccaataacagaggctacaactaaacttgctaacctctcaccattaccaataacagagactacaacaaaacttgctaacctctcaccattaccaataacagaggctacaacaaaacatgctaacctctcaccattaccaataacagagactacaacaaaacatgctaacctctcaacattaccaataacagaggctacaacaaaacatgataacctctcaccattaccaataacagaggctacaacaaaacatactaacctctcaccattaccaataacagagactacaacaaaacatgctaacctctcaccattaccaataacagactacaacaaaacatgctaacctctcaccattaccaataacaggggaaaTTAGCATTTATACTGATATTTGTGCCTCTATAACTTTGttattcatcattattcactattCATATCTAAACGGTAAAATATATGTATGAATTCTCTCAAATAGAAGGTGACATTATGtcctgtcacctaatatgaaacattatatctcaaatccaaaatgctggagcacagcaccacatttaaaactgtaagcttcactgtccaaacacatttggtgtggactatgtgtgtctggtaaacacatgtggatctggtgaacagttatcacttgttgaccaactacaggaatactgacctcagagtctccagtttacagtggggattccccagtccagcagagagcagcttcactcctgaatccttcaggtcattgttactcaggtccagctctctcaggtgtgaggcgTTTGAACTGAgaactgagaccagagaagcacagccttcctctgtgactccacagcctgacagcctgacaaagagatcatcatgacttcacaaacacactgttaatttaacaccagtagtgtagaaagacaatggcagatgcatttggtttattctcttaaacaacatatagattcatcttctgtCTTCTAGAACTGTATGgtcataatgttatactaatgtgaacatcaatgcatttattcaatatgtttttcaacataatattatatacatattattatgcatatttttctctaaacggaatatttcttcctgatgattagttcttatatgtcattttatttactcacagaacagctctggaggctttgaccactggcagcagcctcagaagacctttctctgatctggagtatttcttcaggtcaaacacatccagctccttttctgaagtcagcaacacaaagaccagagctgaccactgtgcaggtgacagtttgggttttgagagacttcctgagctcaggtagctttggatctccttcactagagaatggtcattcagttcattcagacagtggaacagattgatgctcctctctggagagggattctttctgatcttcttcttgatgtacttcactgtttcttcatggctccgtgagctgcttcttgtctttgtcagtagaccttgtaagtgcttctgattggactccagtgagaggcccagaaggaagcggaggaaaaggtccaggtttcccatctcactttgtaaggctttatccacagcactcttgtagacagTAACTTTAGACTTGTCTCTGAACAGCGCAGAAAGGTTCCTGGACGTTGATTGCGGTTcggccattagattctcattgttgttgatgaatgagaagaacacatatacagcagccagaaactcctgaatgctcagatgaacaaagcagtacaccttgtcctggtacagcccacattcctctttaaagagctgtgtgcacaatcctgagtacactgaggcttcattgacatcaatgccagcctctttcaggtcttcttcatagaaaatcagattgccattcacaagctgttgaaaagccagttttcccagtgacagaatgctctctttattccagtttggacctgtctcttctttcccaagatacttttcattcttctgtttggtatgaaacaccacaaggtgtgtgtacatctcagtcagagttttgggcatctcttctctcttatgtttcagcatgtattcaaggactattgcagaaatccaacagaagactggaatgtggcacatggtgtggaggctccttgatgtctttatgtgtgagatgattctgctggccaggtcctcatcactgaatctcttcctgaagtactcctccttctgtgggtcattgaaccctcgtacctctgtcacctggtcaacacaccctgaagggatcttattggctgctgcaggtcgggtagttatccagaggagagcagagggaagcagatttcccctgatgagatttgtcagcagaacatccactgaggttgactctgtgacgtcacaacagatcttgttcttctggaagtctaggggcagtcggcactcatccagaccatcaaagatgaacagaactttgtacttgtcatagttggagattcctgattgtttggtttccattgagaagtgattaagaagttcaatgaaagtgtgtttgtcctctttcatcaaattcagctcccggaaagggaatgaaaatacaaattggacatcctgat
This genomic stretch from Salvelinus namaycush isolate Seneca unplaced genomic scaffold, SaNama_1.0 Scaffold18, whole genome shotgun sequence harbors:
- the LOC120037644 gene encoding NLR family CARD domain-containing protein 3-like, which translates into the protein EKIMTFVKNELKMFKRILSPELPEGFESQKQDKEVVDAEDEKQESSAREGALKITLHVLRKMNQKELADSLEKYDPAVICQRELKSNLKKKFQCVFEGIAKQGNPTLLNKIYTELYITEGGTGEVNNEHELRQIETTTRKQARPETAIKCNDIFNPLTGQDKPIRTVLTKGVAGIGKTVSVQKFILDWAEGKANQDVQFVFSFPFRELNLMKEDKHTFIELLNHFSMETKQSGISNYDKYKVLFIFDGLDECRLPLDFQKNKICCDVTESTSVDVLLTNLIRGNLLPSALLWITTRPAAANKIPSGCVDQVTEVRGFNDPQKEEYFRKRFSDEDLASRIISHIKTSRSLHTMCHIPVFCWISAIVLEYMLKHKREEMPKTLTEMYTHLVVFHTKQKNEKYLGKEETGPNWNKESILSLGKLAFQQLVNGNLIFYEEDLKEAGIDVNEASVYSGLCTQLFKEECGLYQDKVYCFVHLSIQEFLAAVYVFFSFINNNENLMAEPQSTSRNLSALFRDKSKVTVYKSAVDKALQSEMGNLDLFLRFLLGLSLESNQKHLQGLLTKTRSSSRSHEETVKYIKKKIRKNPSPERSINLFHCLNELNDHSLVKEIQSYLSSGSLSKPKLSPAQWSALVFVLLTSEKELDVFDLKKYSRSEKGLLRLLPVVKASRAVLLSGCGVTEEGCASLVSVLSSNASHLRELDLSNNDLKDSGVKLLSAGLGNPHCK